Proteins from a genomic interval of Desulfovibrio piger:
- the rplS gene encoding 50S ribosomal protein L19 — translation MDIIKKIERENMRMDMPVFRSGDTVKVHLRIVEGEKERIQVFQGNVIRIQRGTTDATFTVRKISDGVGVERIFPLHSPFIDHVEVVSQGRVRRSRLYYLRALKGKAARIKPRGRF, via the coding sequence ATGGATATCATTAAGAAAATTGAACGTGAAAACATGCGTATGGATATGCCCGTGTTTCGCTCCGGCGACACGGTGAAAGTGCATCTGCGCATTGTGGAAGGCGAAAAAGAGCGTATTCAGGTGTTCCAGGGCAACGTGATCCGCATCCAGCGCGGCACCACCGACGCCACCTTCACCGTGCGCAAGATCTCTGACGGCGTGGGCGTGGAACGCATCTTCCCCCTGCACTCCCCCTTCATCGACCACGTGGAAGTGGTGAGCCAGGGCCGCGTGCGTCGCAGCCGTCTGTACTACCTGCGCGCCCTCAAGGGCAAAGCCGCTCGCATCAAGCCCCGCGGCCGCTTCTGA
- a CDS encoding ribonuclease HII, with amino-acid sequence MPPRRKRSSAAPAPEQGLLCALPSRPLLMAGIDEAGRGCLAGPVVAAAVILPEEYDLPGLTDSKALSAAQREHLAPLIRQCALAWGLGVIWPATIDRINILQATFEAMSRAVAGLKRRPDLLLVDGNKTVPEPVLLPHWRKRHADAPDLPRQNAVVGGDSSVPAISAASVLAKTYRDMLMEHLERRHPGYGFARHKGYGTADHYEALHRLGPCRQHRLTFRGVLPDRDEGPGTRQGSLL; translated from the coding sequence ATGCCCCCTCGCCGCAAAAGATCCTCCGCCGCACCGGCCCCGGAACAGGGCCTGCTCTGCGCCCTGCCCTCCCGTCCCCTGCTCATGGCGGGCATCGATGAGGCGGGCCGCGGCTGTCTGGCCGGTCCCGTCGTGGCGGCGGCCGTCATCCTGCCGGAAGAATACGACCTGCCGGGCCTCACGGATTCCAAGGCCCTGAGCGCCGCCCAGCGGGAACATCTGGCGCCCCTGATCCGCCAGTGCGCCCTGGCCTGGGGGCTGGGCGTGATCTGGCCCGCCACCATCGACCGCATCAACATCCTGCAGGCCACCTTCGAAGCCATGAGCCGCGCCGTGGCCGGCCTCAAGCGCAGGCCCGACCTTTTGCTGGTGGACGGCAACAAGACCGTGCCCGAGCCCGTCCTGCTGCCGCACTGGCGCAAGCGTCATGCCGACGCCCCCGACCTGCCCCGCCAGAATGCCGTGGTGGGCGGGGACAGCTCCGTGCCCGCCATCTCCGCTGCCTCCGTCCTGGCCAAGACCTACCGGGACATGCTCATGGAGCATCTGGAGCGCCGCCATCCCGGCTATGGTTTCGCCCGGCACAAGGGCTACGGCACGGCCGACCATTACGAGGCCCTGCACCGTCTTGGCCCCTGCCGCCAGCACCGGCTGACGTTTCGCGGCGTGCTGCCCGACAGGGACGAAGGCCCCGGTACCCGGCAGGGGAGCCTGCTGTGA
- a CDS encoding YraN family protein translates to MADPSGPPAGDDRAGGDHKAALGRAGEDAAATLLHARGMRILARNWRSGPLELDLVCREGDTLVFVEVKTRGPGSLGSALDAVGPRKRQTLIRAARAWLAAHDQWHLPCRFDLVCIEPGPTGPHMEHIRHAFDLSGSGPSVDSGHASWQPW, encoded by the coding sequence CTGGCCGATCCTTCCGGGCCACCGGCAGGGGACGACCGTGCGGGCGGGGACCACAAGGCCGCCCTGGGCCGTGCCGGGGAAGACGCCGCCGCCACCCTGCTGCATGCGCGCGGCATGCGCATCCTGGCCCGCAACTGGCGCAGCGGCCCGCTGGAACTTGACCTTGTCTGCCGGGAAGGCGACACTCTTGTTTTCGTGGAAGTCAAAACGCGCGGTCCGGGCAGTCTGGGCAGCGCCCTGGACGCGGTGGGGCCGCGCAAGCGGCAGACCCTGATCCGGGCCGCACGGGCCTGGCTGGCCGCACATGACCAGTGGCACCTGCCCTGCCGCTTTGACCTCGTCTGTATCGAACCGGGGCCCACGGGCCCGCACATGGAGCACATCCGCCATGCTTTCGACCTCTCCGGCTCCGGGCCATCTGTGGATAGTGGCCACGCCTCTTGGCAACCCTGGTGA
- the rsmI gene encoding 16S rRNA (cytidine(1402)-2'-O)-methyltransferase, translating into MLSTSPAPGHLWIVATPLGNPGDLSPRAREVLAGADLILAEDTRRAGLLCSQCNIPARRFLSFHDHNESERQEEVLRLLRQGQNLALASDAGTPLLADPGYRLVRACRAEGLPVSPVPGPSAPVTALSAAGIPPLPYTFLGFLPRDAAGRRATLSAFARTPGSLIFFERKDRLRESLAQAAELLGPRAVAVCRELTKTHEEFILGRLEKWQELPEELLGEITVIIGPPEQKERADEAEARRALEAVMAAADERLKPKEVARRAQEMAPGWSAKELYELLTRA; encoded by the coding sequence ATGCTTTCGACCTCTCCGGCTCCGGGCCATCTGTGGATAGTGGCCACGCCTCTTGGCAACCCTGGTGACCTTTCTCCCCGCGCCCGCGAAGTCCTCGCCGGCGCCGACCTCATCCTGGCCGAGGATACCCGCCGCGCCGGGCTGCTGTGCAGCCAGTGCAACATCCCGGCCCGCCGCTTCCTGAGTTTCCATGACCACAACGAGAGCGAACGGCAGGAAGAGGTCCTGCGCCTGCTGCGCCAGGGACAGAACCTGGCCCTGGCCTCGGATGCGGGCACGCCCCTGCTGGCCGATCCCGGCTACCGTCTGGTGCGCGCCTGCCGGGCCGAAGGCCTGCCCGTCTCGCCCGTGCCCGGCCCTTCGGCGCCGGTGACGGCCCTTTCCGCCGCGGGCATCCCGCCCCTGCCCTACACCTTTTTGGGTTTTTTGCCGCGTGATGCCGCGGGCCGCCGCGCCACGCTCTCGGCCTTTGCCCGCACGCCGGGCTCGCTCATCTTCTTCGAACGCAAGGACCGCCTGCGCGAGAGCCTGGCCCAGGCCGCGGAGCTGCTGGGCCCCCGGGCCGTGGCCGTGTGCCGGGAATTGACCAAGACACATGAGGAATTTATACTTGGCCGTCTGGAGAAATGGCAGGAGCTGCCCGAAGAACTGCTGGGCGAGATCACGGTCATCATCGGCCCGCCGGAACAGAAGGAACGCGCCGATGAAGCCGAAGCCCGCCGGGCCCTGGAAGCTGTCATGGCCGCTGCGGACGAGCGTCTCAAGCCCAAGGAAGTGGCCCGCCGGGCCCAGGAGATGGCCCCCGGCTGGAGCGCCAAGGAGCTTTACGAACTGCTGACCCGCGCCTGA
- a CDS encoding PTS system mannose/fructose/sorbose family transporter subunit IID, with product MLPTRTALSCLARSCCINAAVTARGMQQLGLLFALEPALRHLYPEAEARAQAAAHYSAHSNTHPYMLPFYMGLLLNIEEQVAEGKLPSNALDTVRRTLGTTLSAVGDGFFEGGVFPCWALCCICFLLAGHTLPVILLTVLLVVALLAFRTGTFFFALRYGLAALAWLKRLGLINWTGRIKVVNACLLTVAAAMLLPYSGDRHTLLWCMGGGAAVLAAAWIIGRLHLPRIVLWLILLTFLVLMDTGLVGL from the coding sequence ATGTTGCCCACCCGGACAGCCCTTTCCTGCCTTGCGCGAAGCTGCTGCATCAACGCCGCCGTCACGGCACGCGGCATGCAGCAGCTGGGATTGCTGTTCGCCCTGGAACCGGCACTGCGCCATCTGTATCCCGAGGCCGAAGCACGGGCACAGGCGGCGGCCCACTACAGCGCCCACAGCAACACCCATCCCTATATGCTGCCCTTCTACATGGGCCTGTTGCTGAACATCGAAGAACAGGTGGCCGAAGGCAAACTGCCCTCCAACGCGCTGGACACGGTGCGCCGCACGCTGGGCACTACGCTTTCCGCCGTGGGGGACGGTTTTTTTGAAGGGGGCGTCTTCCCCTGCTGGGCGTTGTGCTGCATCTGCTTCCTGCTGGCCGGGCACACGCTGCCCGTCATCCTGCTGACGGTCCTGCTGGTCGTGGCCCTGCTGGCCTTCAGGACAGGCACGTTTTTCTTTGCCCTGCGCTACGGGCTGGCTGCCCTGGCCTGGCTCAAGCGTCTGGGGCTCATCAACTGGACCGGCCGCATCAAGGTCGTCAATGCCTGCCTGCTGACCGTGGCGGCTGCCATGCTGCTGCCCTACAGCGGGGACCGGCATACGCTCCTCTGGTGTATGGGCGGCGGCGCTGCCGTTCTGGCCGCCGCCTGGATCATCGGGCGCCTGCATTTGCCGCGCATCGTGCTCTGGCTGATCCTGCTGACCTTTCTCGTGCTCATGGACACGGGGCTGGTCGGCCTGTAA
- a CDS encoding HPr family phosphocarrier protein, producing MAEVQETPEGLVLPVTLHTRGGLHARPAARLAQEAQNFSSDIQIQSDNGTADAKSMLDILSLAISTGCTLTLLARGDDAREALTALADYLENLQD from the coding sequence ATGGCAGAAGTTCAGGAAACACCCGAAGGCCTCGTCCTCCCCGTCACGCTGCATACGCGTGGCGGGCTGCACGCACGGCCTGCTGCCCGTCTGGCGCAGGAGGCCCAGAATTTTTCCTCCGACATCCAGATCCAGAGCGACAACGGTACCGCCGATGCCAAAAGCATGCTGGATATCCTCTCCCTCGCCATCTCCACAGGCTGCACGCTGACCCTGCTGGCCCGGGGCGATGACGCCCGCGAAGCCCTGACGGCCCTGGCCGATTATCTGGAAAATCTGCAGGACTGA
- the ptsP gene encoding phosphoenolpyruvate--protein phosphotransferase, whose product MARSLLFGTSVSPGIAIGVLRFAHNVQTVEMRRISPREVEGEQEQLRAAVTNVRAALQEAMAKVPEDLSEYREVIAAQIELARDPKLVGSALSRIEKELVCAAWALDSTVEQLCSIFRNMDDPYLRDRAQDIRAVGLRLRECLAGSCALPAAAGAGILAAQDLSPADVMDMDFKDVRAVITAEGGPTSHTAILSRGLHIPALVGVTGLLETGKPGEKVIVDGLNGCLLLDPDADDLATYEERQREYQEWEARIRSESHWPAEMRDGVRVSVHANLERLEEMDELQDSGAEGVGLYRTEFSFLREHLPSEEELYAEYSAVARKAAPAHVVFRTLDAGADKMLRAQEALKEPNPALGLRGIRFCLRHQKIFRSQLRALMRAGVEGNISLLLPMISGLAEVQSVRRIMQELQQELQAAGLPHAADLPLGIMVETPAAVLIADALARECDFFSIGTNDLIHYLMAIDRNNLHVGYLNEALHPAVVRSLKRIIDSAHREGIGVSVCGELAADPYGLALLLGMGVDTLSASPRFVPGMKHMIRRLDAQTCMDMAHSVLMSTDVTASQRMLRERLQESLGSELAFHTTSIMTNS is encoded by the coding sequence ATGGCACGCTCTCTTCTTTTCGGTACGTCCGTCTCTCCCGGCATCGCCATCGGGGTGCTGCGCTTCGCCCACAATGTCCAGACCGTGGAGATGCGCCGCATCAGCCCGCGCGAAGTGGAAGGCGAGCAGGAACAGCTGCGCGCCGCCGTGACCAATGTGCGCGCCGCCCTGCAGGAAGCCATGGCCAAGGTCCCGGAAGACCTTTCCGAATACCGTGAGGTCATCGCCGCCCAGATCGAACTGGCCCGCGATCCCAAGCTGGTGGGCAGCGCCCTTTCCCGCATCGAGAAGGAACTGGTCTGCGCCGCCTGGGCCCTGGACAGCACGGTGGAACAGCTGTGCAGCATCTTCCGCAACATGGACGACCCCTATCTGCGCGACCGTGCGCAGGACATCCGGGCCGTGGGCCTGCGCCTGCGCGAATGCCTGGCCGGCAGCTGCGCCCTGCCCGCCGCGGCCGGTGCCGGCATCCTGGCCGCCCAGGATCTTTCGCCCGCCGACGTCATGGACATGGATTTCAAGGACGTGCGGGCCGTCATCACGGCAGAGGGCGGGCCCACGTCGCATACGGCCATTTTGTCGCGCGGCCTGCACATCCCGGCCCTGGTGGGCGTCACCGGCCTGCTGGAGACCGGCAAGCCCGGTGAAAAGGTCATCGTGGACGGCCTCAACGGCTGCCTGCTGCTGGACCCCGATGCCGACGACCTGGCCACCTATGAAGAGCGCCAGCGCGAGTATCAGGAGTGGGAGGCCCGCATCCGCAGCGAGTCCCACTGGCCCGCCGAGATGCGCGACGGCGTGCGCGTGAGCGTCCATGCCAACCTGGAACGCCTGGAAGAAATGGACGAACTGCAGGACAGCGGCGCCGAAGGCGTGGGCCTGTACCGTACGGAATTCTCCTTCCTGCGGGAGCATCTGCCCAGCGAGGAAGAGCTCTATGCCGAATACAGCGCCGTGGCCCGCAAGGCCGCGCCCGCGCATGTGGTCTTCCGTACCCTGGACGCCGGTGCGGACAAGATGCTCCGCGCCCAGGAGGCCCTCAAGGAACCCAACCCGGCCCTGGGCCTGCGCGGCATCCGCTTCTGCCTGCGGCACCAAAAGATCTTCCGCAGCCAGCTGCGCGCCCTCATGCGCGCCGGGGTGGAAGGCAATATCTCCCTGCTGCTGCCCATGATCTCCGGCCTGGCCGAGGTACAGAGCGTGCGCCGCATCATGCAGGAACTGCAGCAGGAGCTGCAGGCCGCCGGTCTGCCCCACGCCGCCGATCTGCCCCTGGGCATCATGGTGGAGACCCCGGCGGCCGTGCTCATCGCCGATGCCTTGGCCCGCGAATGCGACTTTTTCAGCATCGGCACCAATGACCTTATCCATTACCTCATGGCCATCGACCGCAACAACCTGCATGTGGGCTACCTCAACGAGGCCCTGCATCCGGCCGTGGTCCGCTCCCTGAAGCGCATCATCGACTCCGCCCACCGCGAGGGCATCGGGGTCTCGGTCTGCGGCGAGCTGGCCGCCGACCCCTACGGTCTGGCCCTGCTGCTGGGCATGGGCGTGGACACGCTCTCGGCCTCGCCGCGCTTCGTACCGGGCATGAAGCACATGATCCGCCGCCTGGACGCCCAGACCTGCATGGACATGGCCCACAGCGTGCTCATGAGCACCGACGTGACGGCCTCGCAGCGCATGCTGCGCGAACGCCTGCAGGAGAGTCTGGGCTCGGAGCTGGCCTTCCATACCACAAGCATCATGACGAACAGTTAG
- the smpB gene encoding SsrA-binding protein SmpB: MSKKPSPSTIAVNKKARHLYELSDFVEAGISLTGPEVKSIRAGKINFLDSYVDFRDGEAFVLSLHIAPYDNAGYVPQDPDRPRRLLLHAAEIRQMAARVEQKGLTVVPVRMYFKQGKVKMEIALGRGKKLFDHRETLKRRAEERDAARDLA, encoded by the coding sequence ATGAGCAAAAAACCATCCCCGTCCACCATCGCCGTCAACAAGAAGGCCCGCCACCTGTACGAACTCTCCGACTTCGTGGAAGCGGGCATCAGCCTGACCGGCCCTGAAGTCAAAAGCATCCGGGCCGGAAAGATCAACTTTCTGGACAGCTATGTGGATTTCCGTGACGGCGAGGCCTTCGTGCTTTCGCTGCATATCGCCCCGTACGACAATGCCGGCTATGTGCCCCAGGATCCCGACCGCCCGCGCCGCCTGCTGCTGCACGCCGCCGAGATCCGCCAGATGGCGGCCCGCGTGGAACAGAAAGGCCTGACCGTGGTGCCCGTGCGCATGTACTTCAAGCAGGGCAAGGTCAAGATGGAGATCGCCCTGGGTCGCGGCAAGAAGCTCTTCGACCATCGCGAGACCCTCAAACGCAGGGCCGAAGAACGCGACGCCGCCCGCGATCTGGCCTGA